In Teredinibacter franksiae, the following are encoded in one genomic region:
- a CDS encoding electron transfer flavoprotein-ubiquinone oxidoreductase produces the protein MQYDVVIVGAGPAGLSSACRLKQINADLSVCVVEKSAEVGGHILSGAVFEPRVLSELFPNWQDNGAPLHQPTTRDEVLLLRNSKASATIPSLFAPKTMHNKGNYIVSVANLCRWLAEQAESLGVEIFPGFTAAELVVDDKGAVKGIVTGDMGVAADGSEKDTYMPGMELNGHYTIFAEGCRGHLGKQLIQQFALDAGKTPQHYGIGFKELWKVPAEQHQPGLVVHTAGWPLSESGSPGGGFLYHMEDQQVAVGLVVDLSYSNPHLSPYDEFQRYKHHPQLSKHLNNGERIAYGARALVKGGLQALPKQYFPGGLLIGDDAGTLNFAKIKGTHTAMKSGMLAAECIANALADNRQQDTLIEYEKLFNDSWVYQELYVQRNFGPAQHKWGNFVGSAYAFVDINLFNGKLPWTLKDTKPDHEQLVKASAAKKIPYPKADGVLSFDKLSSVFLSNANHEEDQPCHLKLADLGIATGTNLVDYDEPAQRYCPAGVYEIIKDDSDNARFQINAQNCIHCKTCDIKDPAQNITWVPPEGGGGPNYPNM, from the coding sequence ATGCAGTATGATGTAGTAATTGTTGGCGCTGGCCCCGCCGGCTTAAGTAGCGCCTGCCGATTAAAGCAAATCAATGCAGACTTAAGCGTGTGCGTTGTTGAAAAAAGCGCTGAGGTAGGTGGCCATATTTTGTCCGGTGCAGTTTTTGAGCCCCGCGTACTGTCCGAACTGTTTCCCAATTGGCAAGATAACGGCGCGCCACTTCATCAGCCCACAACCCGTGATGAAGTACTTCTTCTACGGAACAGCAAGGCCAGTGCAACTATTCCGAGCTTGTTTGCACCTAAAACCATGCACAACAAAGGTAACTACATTGTTAGCGTCGCTAATCTCTGTCGTTGGCTCGCGGAGCAAGCTGAATCGCTGGGTGTCGAAATTTTTCCAGGTTTTACCGCCGCCGAGCTAGTGGTTGACGATAAAGGCGCCGTAAAAGGCATAGTTACCGGTGATATGGGTGTTGCCGCGGACGGCTCCGAAAAAGATACCTACATGCCGGGAATGGAGCTTAATGGGCACTACACGATTTTTGCAGAAGGCTGCCGAGGTCACCTAGGCAAACAGTTAATCCAACAGTTTGCTCTTGATGCAGGGAAAACCCCACAGCACTACGGCATAGGCTTTAAGGAGCTGTGGAAGGTACCCGCTGAACAGCATCAGCCCGGCCTTGTGGTGCACACAGCTGGTTGGCCGTTAAGTGAATCCGGTAGCCCCGGCGGCGGTTTTCTTTATCATATGGAAGATCAGCAGGTGGCTGTTGGGTTGGTAGTGGACTTGTCTTATTCCAACCCCCACCTCAGCCCCTATGATGAATTTCAGCGCTATAAGCATCACCCGCAATTGAGTAAACATCTTAACAATGGCGAACGTATTGCCTACGGTGCCCGAGCATTGGTAAAAGGTGGCTTACAAGCGCTGCCGAAACAGTACTTCCCTGGCGGCTTACTTATTGGTGACGATGCCGGTACATTGAATTTTGCCAAAATTAAAGGCACACACACGGCAATGAAATCCGGCATGCTGGCGGCGGAGTGCATTGCCAATGCATTGGCCGATAACCGGCAGCAAGACACGCTAATAGAATATGAGAAACTTTTTAACGATAGCTGGGTATACCAGGAGCTTTACGTACAGCGCAATTTTGGCCCCGCGCAACATAAATGGGGAAACTTTGTAGGTTCGGCCTATGCTTTTGTTGACATCAATTTATTTAACGGCAAGCTCCCCTGGACGCTAAAAGATACAAAACCCGACCATGAACAGCTCGTCAAAGCCAGTGCTGCCAAGAAGATCCCCTACCCCAAGGCAGATGGTGTATTGAGTTTCGATAAGCTTTCTTCTGTATTTCTTTCCAATGCCAACCACGAAGAAGATCAACCCTGTCATTTAAAACTGGCCGATTTAGGCATTGCTACGGGCACCAATCTTGTGGATTACGACGAGCCGGCACAGCGCTATTGTCCGGCTGGGGTATATGAAATTATTAAGGACGATTCTGACAACGCGCGGTTCCAGATCAATGCGCAAAACTGCATTCACTGTAAAACTTGCGATATTAAAGATCCGGCGCAGAACATTACCTGGGTGCCACCTGAAGGTGGAGGTGGGCCGAATTATCCAAACATGTAA
- a CDS encoding electron transfer flavoprotein subunit beta/FixA family protein, whose amino-acid sequence MKILVPIKRVVDYNVKVRPKSDGTDVDLANVKMSINPFCEIAVEEAIRIKEGGGATEIIVVSIGPAKAQEQLRSAMALGADRAILVESDTPLEPLAVAKCLKNIVDKEQPGLILMGKQSIDGDNNQTGQMLAALCGYPQATFASQVTVTENTATVTREVDGGLETLKVQIPAVITTDLRLNEPRFAALPNIMKAKRKPLEMRPLSDLGIDTKPRTQVLAVESPPERSAGIKVADVDALIEKLKNEAKVI is encoded by the coding sequence ATGAAGATTCTCGTGCCAATAAAGCGTGTTGTTGATTACAACGTAAAAGTACGACCTAAATCCGATGGAACCGACGTTGATCTTGCCAACGTAAAAATGTCCATAAACCCGTTCTGCGAAATTGCAGTAGAAGAAGCCATTCGCATTAAAGAAGGCGGCGGGGCAACAGAGATTATTGTAGTGTCTATTGGCCCAGCAAAAGCACAGGAACAATTGCGCTCGGCAATGGCCTTAGGTGCAGACAGGGCAATACTGGTTGAAAGTGACACGCCGCTGGAGCCGCTAGCCGTTGCCAAATGCTTAAAAAATATAGTCGACAAAGAGCAGCCTGGTTTAATTTTAATGGGCAAACAATCCATCGACGGGGACAATAATCAAACAGGCCAAATGCTGGCAGCCCTGTGCGGATACCCGCAAGCAACCTTTGCCTCACAGGTTACGGTTACTGAGAATACCGCAACAGTAACACGCGAAGTTGATGGTGGGCTGGAAACGCTTAAAGTTCAGATTCCTGCGGTTATTACCACGGATCTACGCTTAAACGAACCGCGGTTTGCCGCGCTACCCAACATTATGAAAGCGAAAAGAAAGCCATTGGAAATGCGGCCGCTTAGCGATTTGGGTATCGATACAAAGCCACGCACCCAAGTACTTGCTGTTGAATCACCACCAGAACGCAGCGCCGGAATAAAAGTGGCCGATGTCGACGCCCTAATTGAAAAACTTAAAAATGAAGCGAAGGTGATCTGA
- a CDS encoding electron transfer flavoprotein subunit alpha/FixB family protein, whose amino-acid sequence MSVLIIAEHDNKSLKAATLHAVTAGKQIGGEIHILVAGYQCDEAVKQAAAVEGVAEVLQSCADYLEHQLAEDIAPLIASLAENYSHILAPATTSGKNYLPRAAALNDVQLLSDIISVESDDTFKRPIYAGNVIATTKSLDPIKFLTVRATAFDAAPMQGGNANIKTLEAASTSSSLSSFESQEIATSDRPELTSAKVVVSGGRGLANGDNFNLLYALADKLNAAVGASRAAVDAGFVPNDMQVGQTGKIVAPELYIAVGISGAIQHLAGMKESKVIVAINKDEDAPIFQVADYGLVADLFEVLPELTDKLAS is encoded by the coding sequence ATGAGCGTATTAATAATTGCAGAACACGATAATAAATCGCTTAAAGCGGCCACCCTGCATGCGGTTACTGCAGGCAAGCAAATAGGCGGCGAAATTCATATTCTGGTCGCGGGTTACCAATGTGACGAAGCCGTTAAGCAGGCTGCTGCGGTAGAAGGCGTAGCAGAAGTACTTCAAAGCTGCGCCGATTATCTAGAGCACCAACTGGCGGAAGATATAGCACCGCTTATTGCGTCACTCGCTGAAAACTACAGCCATATACTGGCACCGGCAACAACCTCAGGTAAAAACTATTTGCCACGTGCAGCGGCGTTAAACGACGTTCAGTTACTTTCAGACATTATCAGTGTTGAGAGCGACGATACCTTTAAACGCCCAATTTATGCAGGAAACGTCATTGCCACAACCAAAAGCCTAGACCCCATAAAGTTTCTCACGGTGCGGGCTACAGCCTTTGACGCTGCACCCATGCAGGGCGGCAATGCAAACATTAAAACCCTAGAGGCTGCCAGTACTTCTAGTAGCTTATCGAGCTTTGAAAGCCAGGAAATAGCCACATCAGACCGACCAGAGCTCACCTCTGCGAAGGTTGTTGTATCCGGTGGACGAGGCCTGGCAAATGGCGACAACTTCAACCTGCTTTACGCGCTTGCCGACAAACTTAACGCAGCGGTTGGCGCCTCGCGCGCAGCCGTGGATGCCGGATTTGTTCCTAATGATATGCAGGTAGGGCAAACCGGTAAAATCGTAGCCCCGGAGCTCTATATTGCCGTAGGTATCTCTGGTGCCATACAGCATTTAGCCGGTATGAAAGAATCTAAGGTGATTGTTGCGATCAATAAAGATGAAGACGCGCCCATATTCCAGGTAGCAGATTATGGCCTGGTTGCAGATCTATTTGAGGTGCTGCCGGAGCTTACCGATAAACTGGCGAGCTAA
- a CDS encoding HAMP domain-containing histidine kinase, with the protein MFNFFLPSSKVQKDRSIMRETDSRMAKYSRRGLIFNFCAYLICLVGGRFVDENRDLTITLTIGLLFITIVRGFFLFRFDQLYPRAPQRWRQSYFIATLLGAFWWAVILVSITLKLGMQNEAPLLWLYTVVFFSTTAHAFAPYQKFLSYYQFVGIVPAAISALFVDNLTAYLYGILMLVFYFVLAHQCRLISENYWERLEAAYALARKTQSMEVEKRDTRASAQLNREFLTYLRNDLHGIFVQSAEALKGLDEGSVNRMAFRQCERDFKHVFLNVSDFNSVLNKELKLANKVFNIRHELQHIVAEYIDDAEANGIRIETALSPTLPMRLKGDASRLAQIIRTLLSLSIQSIEKGVILVEVEFLREYENAGELYINISSFDATLKKRLLSENIPQQAKVNLALAVAKGLSDMMNGGIEISDIPNEGILYRFDAKFDVAEQAGHLDFHKNSFTGRSVMLIESDRRIVDIKRRELTALGFDVYTEGQFKRALQQLSQSYKDSRPIESVLFYYEEGQTEASEFSHAMATHPELRNTHQLVVATDRQQKLMLNQGFTDNAYLHYVNKPAGLFELESTFKEVYAILDEAEISIEDVPVEALNVERKEMLLISRRENAEVRVRETLEGLNFELTIISKESKIPAAVKAKNPAMALVDCDEEPNFIRIVDAIRAIETEEKAEFYIPIIGISSSSSESESTAYELGVDDFIDMSNTKKHLRSVVENWLALTNDIDDQ; encoded by the coding sequence ATGTTCAATTTTTTTCTGCCCTCTAGCAAGGTCCAAAAAGACCGTAGTATTATGCGCGAAACCGACTCGCGCATGGCAAAGTACAGCAGAAGAGGGCTGATCTTTAATTTCTGCGCGTATCTTATATGCCTAGTAGGTGGTCGCTTTGTCGATGAAAATCGTGATCTAACTATTACACTAACTATTGGTTTACTATTTATAACCATCGTTCGTGGCTTCTTTCTTTTTCGTTTCGATCAACTATACCCCCGGGCGCCGCAACGCTGGCGGCAGAGCTACTTTATTGCAACCCTACTGGGCGCATTCTGGTGGGCCGTTATTTTGGTTAGCATTACCTTAAAGCTGGGTATGCAAAATGAAGCACCGCTATTATGGTTGTATACCGTTGTGTTTTTTTCCACCACAGCTCACGCGTTTGCGCCCTACCAAAAATTCCTTTCTTACTATCAATTTGTTGGCATTGTGCCGGCGGCTATTTCTGCTTTATTCGTGGACAACCTAACCGCGTACCTTTACGGTATATTAATGTTGGTTTTCTATTTTGTACTTGCCCACCAATGTCGACTTATTTCCGAGAATTATTGGGAACGACTGGAAGCCGCTTACGCACTTGCGCGCAAAACCCAGTCAATGGAAGTTGAAAAGCGTGATACACGAGCCAGTGCGCAATTAAACCGTGAATTCCTTACGTACCTCAGGAACGACTTGCACGGCATCTTTGTGCAGTCTGCGGAAGCGTTAAAAGGGCTAGACGAAGGTAGCGTAAACCGCATGGCGTTTCGCCAGTGTGAACGCGACTTCAAACATGTATTCCTCAATGTAAGCGACTTTAACAGCGTACTGAATAAAGAACTTAAATTGGCAAATAAAGTCTTTAATATCCGCCATGAATTACAGCATATAGTGGCAGAATATATTGATGACGCTGAAGCCAACGGCATTAGAATTGAAACGGCTTTGTCTCCAACCCTGCCCATGCGCCTTAAAGGCGATGCATCGCGCCTGGCTCAAATTATTCGCACACTGTTGTCACTTAGTATTCAGTCTATTGAAAAAGGCGTAATTCTTGTTGAAGTAGAATTTCTACGCGAATACGAAAATGCAGGCGAACTCTACATTAATATTTCCAGCTTCGATGCAACCTTAAAAAAACGTTTACTGAGCGAAAACATCCCACAACAGGCAAAAGTCAACTTGGCGCTTGCGGTAGCGAAAGGCTTGTCGGATATGATGAACGGTGGCATTGAGATAAGCGACATACCTAATGAAGGGATCCTCTACCGTTTTGATGCTAAATTCGACGTAGCAGAACAAGCAGGGCATCTTGATTTCCACAAAAACTCGTTTACGGGTCGCAGCGTAATGTTGATAGAAAGCGACAGACGCATTGTAGATATTAAACGACGAGAGCTTACTGCACTGGGGTTCGATGTTTACACCGAGGGGCAGTTTAAGCGAGCACTACAGCAGCTTAGTCAGAGCTATAAAGACAGCCGCCCAATTGAATCAGTGTTATTTTATTACGAAGAAGGGCAAACAGAAGCCAGCGAATTTAGCCATGCAATGGCGACCCACCCCGAACTACGCAACACACACCAACTTGTTGTGGCCACAGACCGCCAACAAAAATTAATGCTTAACCAAGGCTTTACCGATAACGCGTACTTACATTACGTAAATAAACCTGCAGGTCTTTTTGAATTGGAGTCAACTTTTAAAGAGGTTTACGCTATTTTAGACGAAGCTGAAATATCCATTGAGGACGTCCCCGTAGAAGCGCTAAATGTTGAGCGTAAAGAAATGCTGCTGATAAGCCGTAGAGAGAATGCCGAGGTACGCGTAAGAGAAACCCTGGAAGGCTTGAATTTTGAGCTCACAATAATTTCAAAAGAATCAAAAATACCAGCGGCCGTTAAAGCAAAAAATCCCGCTATGGCACTAGTTGATTGTGATGAAGAGCCGAATTTCATTCGAATTGTAGACGCAATTAGAGCAATAGAAACCGAAGAAAAAGCAGAGTTTTACATTCCTATAATTGGCATAAGCTCATCATCCAGCGAGTCTGAATCTACGGCCTACGAATTGGGCGTTGATGATTTTATCGACATGTCCAACACCAAAAAACACCTGCGAAGTGTAGTAGAAAATTGGCTGGCACTTACAAACGATATTGATGACCAATAA
- the xthA gene encoding exodeoxyribonuclease III, with protein sequence MKCISFNVNSVRTRLHQLQAVVDKYAPDFIGLQETKVTDVDFPVADIEALGYHVEYFGQKTHYGVALLSKHPFKNVQKGFVTDDEDAQRRFVVGEFELDGELITVMNGYFPQGESNEHPVKYPNKRNFYSDLQAYLETNFSPSDAVLVIGDVNVSPEDNDIGIGEDNRKRWLRTGKCSFLPEEREWYERLKGWGLTDTFRSVNGNDNGHYSWFDYRSRGFEREPRRGLRIDVILATKSLADKCVASGIDTDIRAMERPSDHCPIWSEFKL encoded by the coding sequence ATGAAATGTATCTCATTTAATGTTAATAGTGTTCGCACTCGCCTACATCAGCTTCAAGCTGTGGTAGATAAATACGCCCCCGATTTTATTGGTTTGCAGGAAACCAAGGTAACAGATGTTGATTTCCCTGTTGCTGATATTGAAGCATTGGGTTATCACGTAGAATATTTTGGCCAAAAGACCCACTACGGTGTTGCTTTGTTATCTAAGCACCCGTTTAAAAATGTGCAGAAAGGTTTTGTAACGGATGATGAAGATGCGCAGCGCCGTTTCGTGGTCGGTGAGTTTGAGCTGGATGGCGAATTAATTACAGTAATGAATGGTTATTTCCCTCAAGGCGAAAGTAACGAACACCCGGTAAAGTATCCAAATAAACGCAATTTTTATTCTGATTTGCAGGCGTATCTGGAAACTAATTTTTCCCCCTCTGACGCAGTGTTGGTTATAGGTGATGTGAATGTATCGCCGGAAGATAACGATATTGGCATTGGAGAAGATAATAGAAAGCGCTGGTTACGCACCGGTAAATGCAGTTTTTTGCCGGAAGAGCGTGAGTGGTATGAGCGTTTAAAAGGTTGGGGGCTTACGGATACATTCCGATCTGTAAACGGTAATGATAATGGCCACTATAGCTGGTTCGACTACCGCAGCCGTGGGTTCGAGCGAGAGCCACGAAGGGGCTTACGAATAGATGTAATTCTTGCAACTAAGTCGTTGGCTGACAAGTGTGTTGCTTCAGGTATTGATACCGATATTCGCGCTATGGAAAGGCCTTCGGACCACTGCCCTATCTGGTCTGAGTTTAAGCTATAG
- a CDS encoding carboxy terminal-processing peptidase, with protein MRLHFFTRTAPVLTLLFTLCSQASIVAPLEHTQKQAETVKDVVTKLQSRHYREQAVDDTLSRSFLEEYLTTLDPARMFFYQKDIQQFQKNAVNYDDFFKRGNLKPGFEVYHTFRQRLVSRLEAVLETLEDESIPFDFTQSDSIELDREEASWPKTRAEADELWYKRIKLSLLNLKLSGKTVEEARKTVHRRYKNQLNRVKQQDSSDIFETMVNALTVLYDPHTNYWNARTSENFDINMSLSLEGIGAVLHSEDEFTKVVRLVAGGPADKQGQLKAADKIVSVGQGADGELVDVVGWRLDEVVNLIRGPKNTVVKLEVVSSEAVEPKTIRIQRGKVKLEDQAAQKAVLELTDGDNIYKIGVIHLPAFYIDFEAYNNRDLNFKSSTQDVLVLLDELRKENVDGVILDLRNNGGGSLHEATRLTDLFIDLGPVVQIRSPDGRINRHNRSHSKARYRGPLVVLVNRLSASASEIFAGAIQDYQRGLIVGSQSFGKGTVQSVTPLLEGKLKITESKFYRVSGESTQHRGVIPDIALPLLIDSDEVGESAYDNALPWDKIRAVPHDAYFDFTALIPVLTQEHNKRVANDPDFNFILDQITIMEENKNRKTISLNEVARLAEKERLEKQAMNIDNKRRVAKGEKPYKTLDEFQKSEKEFDDEQEQEQASSTPKNRIDTEGDTLLIETGNILMDMIRLSNKKNVQQASSF; from the coding sequence ATGAGATTGCACTTTTTCACCCGAACAGCGCCAGTATTAACGCTGCTGTTCACATTATGTTCGCAAGCTTCCATTGTTGCTCCGCTTGAGCACACCCAAAAACAGGCGGAAACGGTAAAGGACGTGGTCACTAAGCTTCAATCTCGGCATTACCGTGAGCAGGCTGTCGATGACACGCTTTCACGCAGTTTTCTGGAGGAGTATCTCACCACACTAGACCCTGCCCGTATGTTTTTTTACCAAAAAGACATTCAGCAATTCCAAAAAAATGCGGTAAATTACGACGATTTTTTTAAGCGAGGCAACCTTAAACCCGGCTTCGAGGTATACCATACCTTTCGCCAGCGCTTGGTTTCTCGGTTAGAGGCGGTTCTTGAAACGCTTGAAGATGAATCTATTCCGTTTGACTTTACCCAGAGTGATTCTATAGAACTTGATCGCGAAGAGGCGAGCTGGCCTAAAACCCGTGCCGAGGCCGATGAGCTTTGGTACAAGCGAATTAAGCTTAGCCTGTTAAATTTAAAGCTTTCTGGCAAAACCGTTGAGGAAGCGCGAAAGACCGTTCACCGTCGCTATAAGAATCAACTTAATCGGGTGAAGCAGCAAGACAGCTCAGATATTTTTGAGACAATGGTTAACGCGCTTACTGTACTTTATGACCCGCATACGAATTACTGGAACGCACGCACCTCCGAAAATTTCGATATTAATATGTCTCTCTCTCTCGAGGGTATAGGAGCCGTACTTCACTCTGAGGATGAGTTTACCAAGGTTGTAAGGCTTGTCGCCGGTGGCCCGGCCGATAAACAAGGCCAGCTTAAGGCCGCCGATAAAATTGTTTCTGTGGGCCAGGGAGCTGATGGTGAGTTGGTCGATGTGGTTGGCTGGCGCCTTGATGAAGTTGTTAACCTCATACGTGGCCCCAAGAATACTGTGGTTAAGTTGGAGGTTGTATCTTCTGAGGCCGTTGAGCCGAAAACTATTCGTATTCAGCGTGGTAAAGTGAAGCTAGAAGATCAGGCCGCACAAAAGGCCGTACTTGAACTTACAGACGGCGATAACATATACAAAATTGGTGTTATACACCTGCCCGCTTTCTATATCGACTTTGAGGCCTACAACAATCGCGACCTTAACTTTAAAAGTAGTACGCAAGACGTATTGGTATTGCTGGATGAACTGCGAAAAGAAAACGTAGATGGTGTTATTCTCGATTTGCGTAACAATGGCGGTGGCTCACTGCATGAGGCTACGCGACTTACCGATTTGTTTATAGACCTTGGCCCGGTGGTTCAAATACGCTCGCCCGATGGCCGAATTAACCGTCACAATCGGTCGCATTCCAAGGCTCGTTACCGTGGCCCACTTGTTGTGCTGGTCAATAGGTTAAGCGCTTCGGCTTCTGAAATTTTCGCAGGTGCTATTCAAGACTACCAACGTGGCCTTATTGTGGGCTCCCAGTCTTTCGGTAAAGGGACTGTTCAATCTGTGACACCTCTATTAGAGGGTAAGTTGAAGATAACGGAATCTAAGTTTTACCGAGTGTCGGGTGAAAGTACCCAGCACCGTGGGGTTATTCCCGATATTGCGCTGCCACTATTAATTGACTCAGATGAAGTGGGTGAATCCGCTTACGACAATGCCCTGCCCTGGGATAAAATTCGTGCAGTACCGCACGACGCTTATTTTGATTTCACCGCGTTAATTCCTGTGCTTACTCAGGAGCACAACAAGCGCGTAGCCAACGACCCTGATTTTAATTTTATTCTCGATCAAATAACCATTATGGAAGAGAATAAAAATCGAAAAACAATTTCGCTAAATGAAGTCGCGCGACTAGCCGAAAAAGAGCGCTTAGAAAAACAGGCAATGAATATTGATAACAAACGGCGTGTTGCTAAAGGCGAAAAGCCCTATAAAACGCTGGATGAATTCCAAAAAAGTGAAAAAGAGTTTGATGACGAACAAGAGCAGGAGCAGGCATCCTCTACCCCAAAAAATCGTATTGATACCGAAGGCGATACGCTTCTTATCGAAACGGGTAATATTCTTATGGATATGATTCGTCTGTCAAACAAAAAGAATGTACAGCAAGCCTCAAGCTTCTAA
- a CDS encoding DUF4280 domain-containing protein: MPKCVCSGAMMQCTFGVAPSTLNVLPTNRVMEGTPGATIMDFIPVTNVPPFGMCSAPTNPAVIATTAAALGVPTPAPCVPMTVSPWIAGNPKVLLANFPILTDDSQLMCTWLGMISIKQAGQLIVEA, translated from the coding sequence ATGCCTAAATGCGTATGCAGTGGCGCGATGATGCAATGCACTTTTGGCGTAGCACCTTCAACCCTTAATGTGTTACCCACCAACCGAGTAATGGAAGGAACGCCAGGCGCTACAATTATGGATTTTATTCCTGTAACAAATGTACCGCCGTTTGGCATGTGTAGTGCGCCGACTAACCCAGCGGTTATCGCCACAACAGCGGCGGCTTTAGGGGTGCCAACCCCCGCTCCGTGCGTACCCATGACAGTAAGCCCTTGGATAGCCGGAAATCCAAAAGTATTGCTCGCGAACTTTCCAATACTCACCGACGATAGCCAATTGATGTGTACGTGGCTAGGTATGATTAGTATTAAACAAGCGGGTCAGCTTATTGTAGAGGCCTAG
- a CDS encoding type VI secretion system protein IglI family protein, which yields MPDSYLKSLAFEKLQTLPESFDAISAEDGKASEAVIIQVEECFNRMCSFWQKGDYEHIVSLADTLPLLCLCDIRICVYYLYSLWVTNPGGEFATVITTLTKVVAHAQHPWQATLNGKKNKTNAIVFNNSLALFFRKVHARLESPLNQQQSQNEPPQLALDSLDTVRSWLETQYNFVAEDVYSAIRCVHGCFSSQQYEIDQEKGVYDQQMLAQKPVEESLDNQHVEDASIGTQGCETLTSEMHPCHQKSLGIDTTQFKPSLALQLLFRRISIFEKLIESKQALKAAVVLENIQTELDNFNPLNYFPDYFTNFARLRATHACDLEPYFAQQKSYHWQVLHEYFHADMDAYLELEEPHAPPELTRGGAVEGEYSPQGYFESEGAYEQELHND from the coding sequence ATGCCGGATTCATATCTAAAATCTTTGGCTTTTGAAAAGCTACAAACACTGCCAGAGAGTTTCGACGCTATTAGCGCTGAAGATGGCAAAGCCAGCGAAGCCGTTATTATCCAGGTGGAGGAATGTTTTAACCGTATGTGCTCATTCTGGCAAAAAGGCGACTATGAGCACATTGTTTCACTCGCTGATACACTGCCCCTTTTATGCCTTTGTGATATTCGTATCTGCGTCTATTACCTGTACAGTTTGTGGGTAACAAACCCCGGCGGAGAATTTGCTACTGTTATAACAACCCTAACAAAGGTTGTTGCCCACGCCCAACACCCCTGGCAAGCAACCCTTAACGGCAAAAAAAATAAAACCAATGCGATAGTATTCAACAACAGCTTGGCCTTGTTTTTTCGTAAAGTACATGCGCGATTGGAAAGCCCTCTGAATCAACAACAATCTCAAAACGAGCCGCCACAACTGGCTTTAGACTCACTCGATACGGTTCGATCATGGCTTGAAACACAGTACAACTTTGTTGCTGAAGATGTTTACTCCGCAATAAGATGCGTTCATGGCTGTTTCTCCTCGCAACAATATGAAATTGATCAAGAAAAAGGCGTATACGATCAACAGATGCTCGCTCAAAAACCGGTAGAAGAGTCGCTCGATAATCAACACGTTGAAGACGCTTCTATAGGAACGCAAGGCTGTGAAACGCTGACTTCAGAAATGCACCCATGCCACCAAAAAAGCCTGGGTATAGACACAACTCAGTTCAAGCCCTCTCTAGCATTGCAGCTATTATTCCGCCGGATATCCATTTTTGAAAAGCTCATTGAATCAAAACAAGCTTTAAAAGCCGCGGTGGTATTGGAAAATATTCAAACAGAGCTAGATAATTTCAACCCCTTAAATTACTTCCCCGATTATTTCACCAATTTCGCTCGGTTAAGAGCAACCCACGCGTGCGATTTAGAGCCCTACTTTGCTCAACAAAAAAGCTATCACTGGCAAGTTCTCCATGAATACTTTCATGCTGATATGGACGCTTACCTTGAGCTAGAAGAGCCACACGCGCCGCCGGAACTTACAAGAGGCGGTGCTGTTGAGGGTGAATATTCACCACAAGGGTATTTCGAAAGCGAAGGTGCTTACGAACAGGAACTGCATAATGACTGA
- a CDS encoding DotU family type IV/VI secretion system protein, whose protein sequence is MNSQAWDALYLYFSALENTYKKMLEMSAQDLLVSDDDTLDCMPLYQEIANNLKECKKNLTPLIPEKALMYLMSALIFHCDESVLTKKLTQSLCIRNDNGPNNRLQIVQSKWPTLQKQFLHCRNGGERFFFYLEELLERSDKYSIVVEVYYFCLKQGFKGCYLYKQMQLERIRQRCAQVIRTSASTAHSRVDEDPLFVRNRNQLEPLLGEHNEALA, encoded by the coding sequence ATGAATAGCCAAGCGTGGGACGCCCTCTATCTGTATTTTTCTGCTTTGGAGAATACCTACAAAAAAATGTTGGAAATGAGCGCGCAAGACCTACTCGTTTCTGATGACGACACCCTTGACTGTATGCCTTTGTACCAAGAGATTGCCAATAACCTAAAAGAATGTAAAAAAAACCTAACGCCACTGATACCCGAAAAGGCGCTGATGTATTTGATGAGTGCGCTTATTTTTCACTGCGATGAATCCGTACTGACCAAAAAGCTTACACAAAGTTTATGCATTAGAAATGACAATGGGCCTAACAACAGATTACAAATAGTACAATCAAAATGGCCAACCTTACAAAAACAGTTTTTACACTGCCGTAACGGCGGGGAACGATTTTTTTTCTACCTGGAAGAGCTACTGGAACGCAGTGATAAATACAGTATTGTTGTGGAAGTGTACTATTTTTGCTTAAAACAAGGGTTTAAGGGCTGCTATTTATACAAACAAATGCAGCTGGAGCGTATTCGTCAACGCTGCGCACAAGTCATTAGAACGAGCGCCAGTACTGCACACTCTCGTGTGGATGAAGATCCTCTATTCGTTCGCAATCGTAATCAGCTTGAACCGCTACTGGGAGAGCACAATGAAGCCCTCGCTTAA